One Alosa alosa isolate M-15738 ecotype Scorff River chromosome 22, AALO_Geno_1.1, whole genome shotgun sequence DNA segment encodes these proteins:
- the zgc:56095 gene encoding ferritin, lower subunit-like, producing the protein MQSAVKHNYHQESEANINKLINIKLTASYTYLALGMYFDRDDVALPNFSSFFLDRSVKEREQAESLLEFQNSRGGRILLQTVAKPTREDWRGGLDAISFSLDYQKALNNSILDVHRIAGTHGDPHLCDYLESHFLTDSHDTIKKLGDYMGSLTRLTSSEPHGNMGDYLFDKHTL; encoded by the exons ATGCAGTCCGCCGTGAAACACAATTACCACCAGGAAAGTGAGGCAAACATTAATAAACTCATCAACATCAAGCTGACGGCATCCTACACATACCTTGCACTG GGTATGTACTTTGACAGGGATGATGTGGCCCTGCCCAACTTCTCTAGTTTCTTCCTTGATCGctctgtgaaagagagggagcaggcAGAGAGTCTGCTGGAGTTCCAGAACAGCAGAGGCGGCAGAATCCTACTGCAGACCGTTGCT AAGCCTACTCGTGAGGATTGGCGTGGCGGTTTGGATGCCATCAGTTTCTCTCTGGACTATCAGAAGGCTTTAAACAACTCCATCCTCGATGTCCATCGCATTGCCGGCACCCATGGCGACCCCCAT CTGTGCGACTACCTGGAGAGCCACTTCCTGACAGACAGCCATGACACCATCAAGAAGCTGGGTGACTACATGGGCAGTCTTACCCGCCTCACGTCCAGTGAGCCCCACGGCAACATGGGAGACTATCTGTTTGATAAACACACTCTCTGA
- the LOC125287268 gene encoding receptor-type tyrosine-protein phosphatase eta-like: MSMNSSPPDVTQVNVVTHSATELVLEWTKVNNNPSYYYTLDSNGIETNITASEGGSTVTHTVSSLSPGTRYTFTLFTVFEGVRSRGFEFSAATVPTATSVTVTYRNTTALSLEWSTANNTDYILMLSSGRNITFTSPPEDKVTHTIGSLLPGTIYNFTLFNTFESVTQKYEFATITKISCVDSPWIFTSTTIEAEVPGLYSMATAKNNYQGGDVNGIVEGNKVSFSNLYPGATYSVSFYYLLDEERLLQCSHSVTLVPAAVTSLSCEGGDYSVFLKWEEPFGLWTEAEVNVIGIGSQLVSRTDVKIAGLEPSRTYNISVTSLSGAVRGPNQWTSCHTTSSMVVLVPEVVIMLLGLLTSMGYF, translated from the exons ATGTCTATGAATTCCT CTCCACCTGATGTTACTCAGGTAAATGTGGTAACCCACTCTGCGACTGAACTAGTCCTGGAGTGGACCAAAGTGAACAACAACCCCAGTTACTATTACACACTAGATAGCAACGGGATAGAGACCAACATCACTGCATCAGAGGGAGGGTCCACAGTGACGCACAcagtgtcatctctctctcctgggactagatacacattcactctcttcactgtgTTTGAAGGAGTGAGGAGCAGAGGATTTGAATTTTCAGCGGCTACAG TccccacagcaaccagtgtgaCAGTAACTTACCGGAATACGACAGCGTTATCTCTGGAATGGAGCACAGCAAACAACACCGACTACATTCTGATGCTCAGTTCTGGCAGAAACATCACATTCACCAGTCCACCAGAAGACAAAGTGACACACACAATTGGTTCCCTCCTCCCTGGGACGATATACAATTTTACTCTTTTCAACACCTTCGAAAGCGTGACTCAGAAATATGAATTCGCTACTATTACAA AAATCAGCTGTGTTGACTCGCCATGGATCTTCACTAGCACCACCATTGAGGCAGAGGTTCCAGGACTGTACTCCATGGCAACAGCTAAGAATAACTATCAAGGTGGTGACGTGAATGGCATTGTGGAGGGAAACAAAGTTTCCTTCTCTAACCTTTACCCTGGGGCTACTTACAGTGTGTCATTCTATTATCTGTTAGATGAAGAGCGACTTTTACAATGTTCACACAGTGTAACATTAG TTCCGGCAGCAGTAACCAGTTTGTCCTGTGAGGGCGGAGACTATTCTGTGTTTTTGAAGTGGGAGGAACCATTTGGTCTCTGGACTGAAGCGGAGGTGAATGTGATTGGTATAGGGTCTCAGTTAGTATCGAGAACAGATGTTAAGATAGCTGGACTTGAGCCTTCTCGGACCTACAATATCAGTGTCACATCACTCTCTGGAGCTGTGAGGGGTCCAAATCAGTGGACCAGCTGTCACACAACAAGTTCAA TGGTGGTCTTGGTACCAGAGGTTGTCATCATGCTGCTGGGTCTCCTGACTTCAATGGGATATTTTTAA